One genomic window of Streptomyces sp. NBC_01276 includes the following:
- a CDS encoding GNAT family N-acetyltransferase gives MELHHGLPRQSPGSDATTRHLLSLCGPLPERPRVLDLGCGPGRSALLLAAEAGGPAGAGFAEVTAVDLHEPFLAELRAAAEARGLGGRVEAVRADMGALPYGDGSFDLVWAEGSAYCIGFDRALAEWKRLLAPGGTLVLTECEWTAEEPSAGARAFWDPQCALRSAARNTAAAQAAGYRVLGTRLQPDSDWAEYYGPLTVRARTARASTPAAGAALAATREEIAVRERHGHEYGYRGYVLTPVTAGDGDRWPARPETAAQAAAVRAVNLAAFDTPLEADLVDALRADGAWLPGLSYVAVRPDGSVAAHALLTRCTVDGVPALALAPVATDPPAQRSGAGSAVVRALLAAARERGESLVLVLGHPAYYARFGFVPASLFGIRAPFEVPDEAMMALVLDGSVPVPKGTIRYPAPFGI, from the coding sequence ATGGAGCTGCACCACGGCCTGCCCCGGCAGTCCCCCGGCTCCGACGCCACCACCCGCCACCTGCTGTCCCTGTGCGGACCGCTGCCCGAGCGGCCTCGCGTCCTGGACCTGGGCTGCGGTCCCGGCCGCAGCGCGCTGCTGCTCGCCGCCGAGGCGGGCGGGCCCGCCGGGGCCGGTTTCGCCGAGGTGACCGCCGTCGACCTCCACGAACCGTTCCTCGCCGAACTGCGCGCCGCCGCGGAGGCCCGCGGCCTCGGCGGCCGTGTCGAGGCGGTCCGGGCGGACATGGGCGCGCTCCCGTACGGGGACGGCTCCTTCGACCTCGTGTGGGCCGAGGGATCCGCCTACTGCATCGGCTTCGACCGGGCGCTCGCCGAGTGGAAGCGGCTGCTGGCACCCGGCGGCACCCTGGTGCTGACCGAGTGCGAGTGGACCGCCGAGGAGCCTTCCGCCGGAGCGCGGGCCTTCTGGGACCCGCAGTGCGCGCTGCGGTCCGCCGCCCGCAACACCGCCGCCGCCCAGGCGGCCGGGTACCGGGTGCTGGGGACCCGCCTGCAGCCGGACTCCGACTGGGCCGAGTACTACGGTCCGCTCACCGTCCGGGCCCGGACGGCGCGGGCCTCGACCCCGGCGGCCGGGGCCGCGCTGGCCGCCACGCGCGAGGAGATCGCCGTACGGGAGCGGCACGGCCACGAGTACGGCTACCGGGGCTACGTCCTGACCCCGGTGACCGCGGGGGACGGGGACCGCTGGCCGGCCCGGCCGGAGACCGCGGCGCAGGCGGCGGCCGTGCGGGCCGTCAACCTGGCGGCCTTCGACACCCCGCTGGAGGCTGATCTCGTGGACGCGCTGCGCGCCGACGGCGCCTGGCTGCCGGGGCTCTCCTACGTGGCCGTGCGTCCCGACGGCTCGGTGGCGGCGCACGCGCTGCTGACCCGTTGCACGGTGGACGGCGTACCGGCGCTGGCGCTCGCGCCGGTGGCCACCGATCCCCCGGCGCAGCGGTCGGGCGCCGGCAGCGCGGTCGTCCGGGCCCTGCTCGCGGCGGCCCGGGAGCGGGGAGAGTCGCTGGTCCTGGTCCTCGGGCATCCCGCGTACTACGCGCGCTTCGGGTTCGTGCCGGCCTCGCTCTTCGGGATCCGGGCCCCCTTCGAGGTGCCCGACGAGGCGATGATGGCGCTGGTCCTCGACGGTTCCGTGCCGGTGCCGAAGGGAACCATCCGCTACCCGGCCCCGTTCGGGATCTGA